The Maylandia zebra isolate NMK-2024a linkage group LG4, Mzebra_GT3a, whole genome shotgun sequence genome includes a window with the following:
- the polr2f gene encoding DNA-directed RNA polymerases I, II, and III subunit RPABC2, producing the protein MSDNEDNFDDGDFDDAEEDEGLDDLENAEDDDQENVQILPAGEGQQANQKRITTPYMTKYERARVLGTRALQIAMCAPVMVELEGETDPLQIAMKELKSRKIPIIIRRYLPDGSYEDWGCDELIITD; encoded by the exons ATGTCCGACAACGAAGATAA CTTCGATGATGGAGATTTTGATGATGCCGAGGAGGATGAGGGATTAGATGATCTCGAAAACGCGGAAGAC GATGACCAGGAGAACGTGCAGATCCTGCCCGCGGGAGAGGGCCAGCAGGCAAACCAGAAGAGGATCACAACTCCGTACATGACCAAATACGAGAGGGCCAGAGTGCTGGGGACACGAGCCCTCCAGATAGC GATGTGTGCTCCAGTTATGGTGGAGCTGGAGGGAGAAACAGACCCGCTGCAGATAGCTATGAAAGAACTAAA gagcagaaagatccCCATCATCATCCGCAGGTACCTTCCCGATGGGAGTTACGAGGACTGGGGTTGCGACGAGCTCATCATAACTGATTAA
- the LOC101483813 gene encoding MICAL-like protein 1 isoform X2, which yields MISTKAPDRLSVISYLAQYYCFFNGKSSAGPAKLWSSHGTSSHSLSKSKTYHHPKSMKSLTDSKNVSDARPQTVCSLCLKPVHLIQRHLIDGKVYHRSCFRCKVCHATLLPQSYTQGSDAGSLICAYHATNSKGTHVDVSRQTGSQSKLQTVCYSLGGQPITSVPNYTKKTESQDTLSCKTAETGGTERIDGRTRPVPAPRRISVGPVPAARIRSSQTVNSSPAAGGLSSPSKCAASPPQGTSPVSARSKMKSSHPWMALVHPGPWTQLPPAPPPLPTFRSKSASNLDGSSKRPKVPAPNPFEDVQEDDSQSEVAKSESEDQNKPFLGATQSECSTLASQEAEEKKALPQKSPDLRGRVDVAEPDPVKELTADTNIERPCGERGGDGGQIAPSDVTEAAGPRPIPASRQSRILPRSLSVPAIASDPRSAPVGETQTDEAATSWRSKPSCENDPKAQRPTLSKSNTVQDLSPCRGPAPGHGFPLIKRKVQTDQCTSPEELQVQMREVDQHLETLEGKGVELERNLRGCKNDKQEEQMLMEWFCLIHERHVLMCHDTELVHLTKQKKLEDRQTDVEYDLRCLFNKPDKNWSQEDRDKEKKLMDELVTIIEQRNHIISCLDQDRQRERENNVLWEDVMNKDFQKEGLKELRKPKKDFKPTKVLKILNHKEESTKNSVDKKS from the exons ATGATTTCCACCAAGGCGCCCGATCGTTTAAGCGTCATCTCCTACCTTGCTCAGTACTACTGCTTCTTCAATGGGAAGTCTTCGG CAGGTCCTGCCAAATTGTGGTCATCGCACGGCACTTCCTCACACAGCCTCTCGAAGAGCAAAACTTACCATCATCCAAAGAGCATGAAG AGCTTGACTGACAGCAAAAATGTTTCTGATGCGAGGCCGCAgactgtgtgcagtttgtgtttGAAGCCCGTGCACCTAATACAGAGGCATTTAATAGATGGAAAAGTTTACCACCGCAGCTGTTTCAG gtgcaAAGTGTGCCATGCAACTCTTTTACCACAGTCTTACACGCAGGGAAGTGACGCTGGCTCCTTGATCTGCGCTTACCATGCGACAAACAGTAAAGGTACTCACGTCGACGTCAGCAGGCAAACTGGATCTCAAAGTAAACTTCAGACAGTTTGTTATTCTCTGGGTGGACAGCCTATCACCAGCGTCCCTAACTACACAAAGAAAACCGAGTCACAGGACACACTGAGTTGCAAGACAGCAGAAACAGGCGGGACAGAAAGGATAGATGGAAGGACTCGTCCTGTTCCAGCACCAAGGCGGATTTCTGTAGGCCCTGTTCCTGCAGCCAGGATCAGAAGTTCACAGACTGTAAATAGCTCCCCTGCTGCAG gtggttTATCCAGTCCAAGCAAATGTGCAGCCAGTCCGCCTCAAGG CACCAGCCCAGTCAGCGCTAGATCTAAAATGAAAAGCAGCCATCCATGGATGGCCCTCGTGCATCCGGGACCTTGGACACAGCTGCCTCCAGCTCCACCTCCACTTCCCACTTTTCGATCCAAATCTGCTTCTAACTTAGATGGGTCGTCCAAAAGACCCAAAGTTCCTGCTCCAAATCCTTTTGAAGATGTGCAGGAGGACGACTCTCAAAGCGAGGTTGCTAAATCTGAATCTGAAGACCAAAATAAGCCTTTTTTGGGAGCTACCCAATCAGAGTGCAGCACCTTGGCATCGCAGgaggctgaagaaaaaaaagctctcCCACAGAAGAGCCCGGATCTCAGAGGGCGTGTTGACGTTGCAGAACCTGACCCAGTAAAAGAATTGACTGCAGATACTAACATAGAGAGACCTTGTGGTGAAAGAGGTGGAGATGGCGGTCAGATTGCTCCGTCAGATGTGACAGAAGCAGCAGGTCCGCGTCCCATTCCTGCATCAAGACAGAGTCGCATTTTACCCAGAAGTCTTTCTGTGCCAGCCATTGCGTCTGACCCTCGTTCTGCACCTGTCGGTGAAACACAGACGGATGAAGCTGCCACATCGTGGCGAAGTAAG cctTCCTGTGAAAATGATCCTAAGGCTCAAAGACCCACATTATCCAAATCAAATACCGTTCAGGACCTCTCGCCTTGTCGGGGCCCCGCACCTGGCCATGGATTCCCACTCATCAAGAGAAAG GTGCAGACAGATCAGTGCACTTCCCCAGAAGAGCTGCAGGTGCAGATGAGAGAAGTGGATCAACATCTGGAGACACTGGAGGGAAAAGGAGTGGAACTGGAGAGGAACCTGAGAGGCTGCAAAAATG ATAAACAGGAGGAACAAATGCTAATGGAGTGGTTCTGTCTTATCCACGAGCGGCATGTTCTGATGTGCCACGACACGGAGCTGGTTCATCT GACAAAGCAGAAAAAGCTGGAGGACAGGCAGACCGACGTGGAGTACGACCTCCGGTGTCTCTTTAATAAACCGG acaagaaCTGGAGTCAGGAGGATCGAGATAAAGAGAAGAAGCTGATGGATGAGCTGGTCACCATCATTGAACAGAGGAACCACATCATCAGCTGCCTGGATCAGGACAGACAGAG ggagagagaaaataacGTGCTTTGGGAAGATGTAATGAACAAAG ACTTCCAGAAAGAAGGATTAAAAGAGCTAAGGAAGCCCAAAAAAGATTTCAAGCCTACAAAAGTACTAAAAATCCTGAACCACAAAGAAGAAAGCACGAAGAACTCTGTGGATAAAAAGAGTTGA
- the LOC101483813 gene encoding MICAL-like protein 1 isoform X1, whose amino-acid sequence MASPRVLLEWCRVTCATYPDVEITNMSTSFTDGLAFCAIIHKHRPDLIDFRSLSKDNAYENNKLAFEIAETKLGIPAFLHPKDMISTKAPDRLSVISYLAQYYCFFNGKSSAGPAKLWSSHGTSSHSLSKSKTYHHPKSMKSLTDSKNVSDARPQTVCSLCLKPVHLIQRHLIDGKVYHRSCFRCKVCHATLLPQSYTQGSDAGSLICAYHATNSKGTHVDVSRQTGSQSKLQTVCYSLGGQPITSVPNYTKKTESQDTLSCKTAETGGTERIDGRTRPVPAPRRISVGPVPAARIRSSQTVNSSPAAGGLSSPSKCAASPPQGTSPVSARSKMKSSHPWMALVHPGPWTQLPPAPPPLPTFRSKSASNLDGSSKRPKVPAPNPFEDVQEDDSQSEVAKSESEDQNKPFLGATQSECSTLASQEAEEKKALPQKSPDLRGRVDVAEPDPVKELTADTNIERPCGERGGDGGQIAPSDVTEAAGPRPIPASRQSRILPRSLSVPAIASDPRSAPVGETQTDEAATSWRSKPSCENDPKAQRPTLSKSNTVQDLSPCRGPAPGHGFPLIKRKVQTDQCTSPEELQVQMREVDQHLETLEGKGVELERNLRGCKNDKQEEQMLMEWFCLIHERHVLMCHDTELVHLTKQKKLEDRQTDVEYDLRCLFNKPDKNWSQEDRDKEKKLMDELVTIIEQRNHIISCLDQDRQRERENNVLWEDVMNKDFQKEGLKELRKPKKDFKPTKVLKILNHKEESTKNSVDKKS is encoded by the exons ATGGCATCACCGAGAGTTTTGCTGGAGTGGTGCCGCGTCACATGCGCCACTTATCCCGACGTGGAAATAACTAACATGTCAACCTCATTCACAGATGGACTTGCGTTCTGTGCTATCATCCACAAACACCGCCCTGACCTCAT AGACTTCAGGTCCCTCTCCAAAGATAATGCTTATGAAAATAACAAGCTG GCGTTTGAGATAGCAGAAACAAAGCTGGGTATCCCTGCCTTCCTGCATCCGAAGGATATGATTTCCACCAAGGCGCCCGATCGTTTAAGCGTCATCTCCTACCTTGCTCAGTACTACTGCTTCTTCAATGGGAAGTCTTCGG CAGGTCCTGCCAAATTGTGGTCATCGCACGGCACTTCCTCACACAGCCTCTCGAAGAGCAAAACTTACCATCATCCAAAGAGCATGAAG AGCTTGACTGACAGCAAAAATGTTTCTGATGCGAGGCCGCAgactgtgtgcagtttgtgtttGAAGCCCGTGCACCTAATACAGAGGCATTTAATAGATGGAAAAGTTTACCACCGCAGCTGTTTCAG gtgcaAAGTGTGCCATGCAACTCTTTTACCACAGTCTTACACGCAGGGAAGTGACGCTGGCTCCTTGATCTGCGCTTACCATGCGACAAACAGTAAAGGTACTCACGTCGACGTCAGCAGGCAAACTGGATCTCAAAGTAAACTTCAGACAGTTTGTTATTCTCTGGGTGGACAGCCTATCACCAGCGTCCCTAACTACACAAAGAAAACCGAGTCACAGGACACACTGAGTTGCAAGACAGCAGAAACAGGCGGGACAGAAAGGATAGATGGAAGGACTCGTCCTGTTCCAGCACCAAGGCGGATTTCTGTAGGCCCTGTTCCTGCAGCCAGGATCAGAAGTTCACAGACTGTAAATAGCTCCCCTGCTGCAG gtggttTATCCAGTCCAAGCAAATGTGCAGCCAGTCCGCCTCAAGG CACCAGCCCAGTCAGCGCTAGATCTAAAATGAAAAGCAGCCATCCATGGATGGCCCTCGTGCATCCGGGACCTTGGACACAGCTGCCTCCAGCTCCACCTCCACTTCCCACTTTTCGATCCAAATCTGCTTCTAACTTAGATGGGTCGTCCAAAAGACCCAAAGTTCCTGCTCCAAATCCTTTTGAAGATGTGCAGGAGGACGACTCTCAAAGCGAGGTTGCTAAATCTGAATCTGAAGACCAAAATAAGCCTTTTTTGGGAGCTACCCAATCAGAGTGCAGCACCTTGGCATCGCAGgaggctgaagaaaaaaaagctctcCCACAGAAGAGCCCGGATCTCAGAGGGCGTGTTGACGTTGCAGAACCTGACCCAGTAAAAGAATTGACTGCAGATACTAACATAGAGAGACCTTGTGGTGAAAGAGGTGGAGATGGCGGTCAGATTGCTCCGTCAGATGTGACAGAAGCAGCAGGTCCGCGTCCCATTCCTGCATCAAGACAGAGTCGCATTTTACCCAGAAGTCTTTCTGTGCCAGCCATTGCGTCTGACCCTCGTTCTGCACCTGTCGGTGAAACACAGACGGATGAAGCTGCCACATCGTGGCGAAGTAAG cctTCCTGTGAAAATGATCCTAAGGCTCAAAGACCCACATTATCCAAATCAAATACCGTTCAGGACCTCTCGCCTTGTCGGGGCCCCGCACCTGGCCATGGATTCCCACTCATCAAGAGAAAG GTGCAGACAGATCAGTGCACTTCCCCAGAAGAGCTGCAGGTGCAGATGAGAGAAGTGGATCAACATCTGGAGACACTGGAGGGAAAAGGAGTGGAACTGGAGAGGAACCTGAGAGGCTGCAAAAATG ATAAACAGGAGGAACAAATGCTAATGGAGTGGTTCTGTCTTATCCACGAGCGGCATGTTCTGATGTGCCACGACACGGAGCTGGTTCATCT GACAAAGCAGAAAAAGCTGGAGGACAGGCAGACCGACGTGGAGTACGACCTCCGGTGTCTCTTTAATAAACCGG acaagaaCTGGAGTCAGGAGGATCGAGATAAAGAGAAGAAGCTGATGGATGAGCTGGTCACCATCATTGAACAGAGGAACCACATCATCAGCTGCCTGGATCAGGACAGACAGAG ggagagagaaaataacGTGCTTTGGGAAGATGTAATGAACAAAG ACTTCCAGAAAGAAGGATTAAAAGAGCTAAGGAAGCCCAAAAAAGATTTCAAGCCTACAAAAGTACTAAAAATCCTGAACCACAAAGAAGAAAGCACGAAGAACTCTGTGGATAAAAAGAGTTGA
- the LOC101483038 gene encoding transcription factor SOX-10: protein MSREEQSFSEVELSPGMSDDSRSLSPGHSSGAAVAGDSPLHGQQHQPQLVGLDDASAGCSFVKSDDEDDRFPAGIRDAVSQVLKCYDWTLVPMPVRVSSGSKNKQHVKRPMNAFMVWAQAARRKLADQHPHLHNAELSKTLGKLWRLLNDSDKRPFIEEAERLRKQHKKDYPDYKYQPRRRKNGKIGSGSGSEAEGHLEGQSHSPPTPPTTPKTEPQSAKAGDGKREGAGNGTSRGTMGAEGSSGAAGSGKPHIDFGNVDIGEMSHEVMANMEPFDVNEFDQYLPPNGHPGVGPSAGAAGTTTATPASPYAYGISSALAAASGHSAAWLSKQQQQPPQQHHGSPLSSDPSKAQIKSEAGGAAGHFVEAASAGSHVTYTPLSLPHYSSAFPSLASRAQFAEYADHQGSGSYYAHSSQAPGLYSAFSYMGPSQRPLYTAITDSASVSQSHSPTHWEQPVYTTLSRP from the exons ATGTCCAGAGAGGAGCAGAGCTTTTCAGAGGTTGAGCTCAGCCCAGGGATGTCTGACGACAGCCGCTCCCTGTCACCGGGTCATTCCTCCGGGGCCGCTGTTGCTGGGGACTCGCCTCTCCACGGGCAGCAGCATCAGCCGCAGCTGGTCGGGCTGGACGACGCGTCGGCGGGTTGCTCCTTCGTCAAATCCGACGACGAGGACGACCGCTTCCCCGCGGGAATCCGCGACGCTGTGAGCCAGGTGCTCAAGTGCTACGACTGGACCCTCGTGCCCATGCCCGTTCGCGTAAGCAGCGGAAGCAAGAACAAACAGCACGTGAAGAGGCCAATGAACGCCTTCATGGTGTGGGCGCAGGCGGCGCGGAGGAAACTGGCCGACCAACACCCGCACCTGCACAACGCGGAGCTCAGCAAGACCCTGGGGAAGCTCTGGAG GCTTCTTAATGACAGTGACAAGCGACCCTTCATTGAGGAGGCAGAGAGGCTGAGGAAGCAGCACAAAAAGGACTACCCTGACTACAAGTATCAGCCGCGACGCCGCAAGAATGGGAAGATTGGTTCTGGGTCAGGAAGCGAGGCTGAAGGCCATTTGGAGG GTCAGAGCCACAGTCCTCCAACACCTCCCACTACTCCCAAGACCGAGCCTCAGTCTGCAAAGGCAGGAGATGGTAAGAGGGAGGGAGCCGGGAACGGGACTTCTCGTGGTACAATGGGAGCGGAAGGAAGCTCAGGTGCTGCGGGGTCTGGGAAACCTCATATCGACTTTGGTAACGTGGACATTGGTGAGATGAGTCATGAGGTAATGGCTAATATGGAGCCGTTTGATGTCAATGAGTTTGATCAGTACCTTCCCCCTAATGGGCACCCAGGGGTTGGGCCGAGTGCGGGGGCTGCAGGAACCACAACAGCTACTCCGGCCTCTCCGTACGCCTATGGGATCTCCTCAGCTCTGGCAGCGGCCAGTGGACACTCAGCAGCCTGGCTCtccaagcagcagcagcagccgccaCAGCAACACCATGGCTCCCCTCTGAGCTCAGATCCCTCCAAAGCCCAGATTAAGAGTGAGGCCGGAGGTGCTGCGGGTCACTTTGTGGAAGCAGCTTCAGCAGGTTCCCACGTCACTTACACCCCCCTCAGCCTTCCTCACTACAGCTCTGCCTTCCCCTCGTTGGCCTCAAGAGCTCAGTTTGCAGAATACGCCGACCACCAGGGCTCGGGGTCATACTACGCCCATTCGAGCCAGGCTCCGGGGTTGTACTCCGCCTTTTCTTACATGGGGCCTTCCCAGAGGCCTTTGTACACTGCCATCACTGACTCAGCCAGCGTATCGCAGTCGCACAGCCCCACACACTGGGAACAGCCTGTCTACACAACGCTGTCGCGGCCATGA